CTCCCGGTGCGCCACCCCGACTACTACCGGCGCCGAAAAGAGAAATTCTGCCATGCTGCGGCCACCCCATAAGCGCTACCACCTTCTCCATCTTTACGCCTTCTCCGGCACGCATCCCGCCCTGCGGGATTTCCCGGATCCGGACTTTATCGGCTGCTGGGAGGAAGAGGACCTTACGGTACTCTTTTTCCACCGGGAAAAGCCGGGGCTGGCCGAAAGGATCTGCCGGGACTACGGCCTGACCTTCGAGCTTTCGGCCACCGTCCCTTACGCGGACTGGGGCGAGGGCCGAAGGCTTCGGCCCTTCCGCGTGGGCCCCCTAGTGCTGGCCCCGGTCTGGGAGGAAGGCCCGGCCGACCTTTACTACGATCCCGGGGTAGTCTTCGGAAGCGGAGCCCATCCGACCACCCAATTGATGCTTTCGGCCCTCTGGGATTTCGCCCAAAGCCGGGGACTTTCCGGCCGGCGGGTGGTGGATCTGGGCTGCGGAAGCGGGCTTCTTACTTTGGTGGCCGCCCGCCTGGGGGCTCAGGTCTTGGCCGTGGACCGCAATCCCCTCTGTGTGGCTCTTGCCCGGAAAAATCTCTCCCTAAACGGGCTTTCGGCCGAGGTCCGGGAGGCCGATCTCCGAAGCCTGCTTCCCTTTTCCGCGGACCTGGTCCTGGCCAACCTCTACAAGGGTCTCCTTCTTGACCTCCTGGGGCTTCCTTCCTTTCGCACCGCGAGCTACTATCTCCTTTCCGGGTTCACCTCCTCTATGGAGGCCGAGATCCAGGAGGTGGCCAAGGCCGCCGGTCTGGCGTTAGACTATCGTTCGGAGAAGGAGGGCTGGGTGTGTCTGGGACTCCAAAATCCGAAGACTTGATCCTCTGCGTGGATGTAGGCAACACCACCACGGCCTGCGGGGTCTTCCGGCGGGACGGGCTTCCGGTGCGTAGCTTCCGCTTCCGCACCCGGACGGACCTTTCGGCCGAAGAACTCCTGCTCCTCCTGCGGGGCTTCTTCGATCTCCTGGAGATTCCGGTGAGGGCCTTGAAGGGGGTGGCCTTCGCCTCGGTGGTCCCTCCCCTTGACGGCCTCTGGGAGACCGTGGTCCGGCGCTGGCTGGTCAAGGAATGGGTGGCGGTCTCCCCGGAGAGGGTGCCCCTTGCGGTAAAGCTACGCCGGCCGGAGGAGGTGGGTGCGGATCGGCTAGTGAACGCCTATGCGGCCTGGCGCCGCTGGAAGAGGGCGGCTATCGTGGTGGACTTCGGAACGGCCACCACCTTCGATTGTGTCTCCGGAAGGGGGGAATACCTGGGAGGGGCCATCGCCCCGGGGCTTGAGGCCGCAGCCGAACTCCTTTTTCAGAAGACGGCCAAACTTCCCCGCATCGAACTTACCCCTCCTTCGGAGGCCCTGGGGCGGGACACCGTCTCGGCCATGCGTAGCGGGCTTATTTACGGCTTTGCCGGACTCACCGAGGGGCTGGTGGCCCGGCTGGCGGCCGAAATGGGAGAGGACCCTTTAGTGGTGGCCACCGGGGGCCTGGCCTCCCTTGTGGCCCCCCATGCACCTTCCATCCGGGAAGTGGTCCCGGAGCTCATCCTAGAGGGGCTCTTTTGGCTCTATGGGGAAAGTCTTGGGGAGGCTTAGACCCGGGGCCCGGGTGCGAGTGGTGGCCCCGGCCGGGGCCGTAGAAAAGGAGGCCTTGGCCCCGGGGCTTAAAATTCTCAAAGACTGGGGCCTTCGGGTAGAGGTGGACCCGGGAGTCTTTGAAAAAAAGGGGTATCTGGCCGGGGAGGACCGGAGCCGGGCCGAGGCCCTCCTGCGGGCCGCCGAAGAGGCCGAGGTCCTCTGGGCCGCCCGGGGAGGCTACGGCTCCGCCCGCCTCCTCCCCCTCCTGGCTCCCCGCCTCCCGGAGAAATTTCCCCCGCTTTTAGGATTCAGCGACCTTTCGGCCCTTCTCAACCTCCTGGCCCAAAGGGGGCTTCCCGTCTGGCACGCCCCCACGGTGTGCTTCCTTCCCCGCCTAAGCCCCGAGGCCCTCTCCGAAACCCGGGCCCTGCTTTTTGGGGAAAAGGCCCTGGTCTTTGAAGGTCTGGGGCTTTCTCCCGGAAAGACTCAGGGCCCGGTCTTCGGGGGAAATCTGGCCACCCTTTCGGCCCTCTTGGGGACCCCTTACTTTCCCTCCCTCCGCGGGGCCCTCCTCTTTCTGGAAGACCTCCGGGAGCCCCTTTACCGCCTGGATCGCTACCTCACCCATCTCCGGCTCTCCGGGGTCTTGGACGAAGTAGCGGGAATCCTCCTCGGAGACCTGGGCCTGCCGGAAGGAGAAATCCTCCCTCTGGTCAAGGAGGTGCTGCCCCGGGAAAAACCCTGCGGCCTTTTCCCCTATTTAGGGCACAAGCCGGCTCTTACGGCCTTTCCCTTAGGGGTGTGGGCCCGGCTGGAGGTGGCCGGAGACCGGGCCCGCTGGTCATTCGAGATAGATGATTAAAGGGATCCGGTGGAGATTTTCGTCAATCTCCTCTGTGGGCCCCAGGCCCCAGGAACGCACCCGGAAACCGTTAAGCTTTTCCTCCAGGGCCTGCACCACCCCGGCCAGATTCAGCACCGGATGGCGTTTGAAGACCTCAGGAAGCCCCCAGGTAAGATTACAGGCCAAACATCGCCCCGGCCGGGCCTTAAGCCGCAATTCCAAACGGAGGATCTTTTTTTCCGGGTCGAAGGACCCTAGCCCCAGCTCCAAGTCGTAGGCCGGCTCCTCCCCAAAGTAGAAGGCCTCGAAAAAGGCCTCCACCCGCTCCCGGGGGAAGAGTCCCTTAAGATCCTCCTCCCGAAGCACGCCCGCACCTCCCGAAATTTTTTTAATAGGCGCTCACCCGCAGATCGGTGATCAGGACGTATTTTCCGGTCTCGATATCCGCATGCCCCGAACCCACCAGGAAATAGAGGTTGGGGCGCAGGCGGCCCATGGCCAGGGGATCCACGGTCCCGGAAAAGACCCGGCGTCCGTCAAAATAGACCCGAACCAGATTGCCCTTTTTCTGGAAGGCCACCCGGTGGACCCGCCCCACAATATCTCCCTCAAGGGGGATGGGCCGGTCGATCCACTTAAAATAGGTATCTTTCGCCACCGCGCCCTTGCCTAAAGCCAGCTTGAAGGGAGAGTCGGCCCTTCCCAGGAGGAGGGAGGCCTCGGCCCAGGGCACATAGGTAGGCATATAGAAGGTGTACTCCACGGCAAAGTCTCGGCCGAGGTTGAGCCCGGAGACCGGAAGCTGAAAGAGGACCTGTCCCTTGACGGTGGCTAGCCAATTTTTTCCCTGAAAGCTTACGCACTCGGCGCTGCCCCGAAGGATCCGCACGCTGGTGGGAACCTCGGTACAAGAGGCAAAGTCTTCCTCTCGAAGGACCTGGGAGCCGGGCTGAAAGGCCGCCGAGGGGCGCACCAGGCCCGTAGGAGAGGCCGGGGTCGGGGGAGAAGTAGCCGCCGGCTGGGGGGCCACCGGAGGGGTATTGTAGCCCTGGGTCCCCTGTCCCCAGCGATAGTAGCTTTCCGGGACCATTTTGGCGATGGCATCCACGGCGTTATAGAGCATGACCCGGATGGCCTTCTCCATGGGGGTGTTTTTATAGGCCCCCAGGGCTCCCCCCAGGGCCACGGTACCCAAGATGGTCCCCATTCCCCCGCCTACCTTCCAGGAAGAGGCCCTTCCTTCCACGGTGGTGGCGTTGATTATCCGTCCGGTGCGCACATCCACCAGCCGAATGTCCGCAGCAATGTAGGCCTCCTTCTTGGCGATCTTGGCCCCACCAATGAGGGGTACATTGAAGGGCACCACCACTCCGCCACCGCCCCAGCCCGAGGCCTCGGGCTCAAAGGCGGTAATAGCCCCGATCACCAGGATATCCGCCCCCTCCATAAGCCCCACCTGGGGGGCCGCTCCCGGACGGACATAGCCGGATTGGCCCAGATTGAGTTCTTCCTGAATGGCCCGAAGGCCTTCTCCGCGCTCCAGGACGATAAAACGCCCGGTGCGGAAAAGGGCCGTAGAGAGCATATCCGCCAGGCCGTCTCCGATGGCCCCGCTGCACTTGGCCGCCTTACACTTAAAGCTGGCCACCGCGATCCGGGCCTTGGGCCCCTGATAGGTCACCACCTCCTGCACCGTGGGGCCGGTGCTCTCCACCGTGGTCTGGACCCCGGAAGACACACAGCCCCCTAGAAGCACCAAGAAGAACAAAAGGAAAAATCCCACTCCTCTTTCCCAAAGGACCTTCATACACGCCCCCTTCTCTTTTGGGGTATTTATACCACAAAAGGTCTTGTCAAGCAAGAAACAAGGATATATAAACTAGGAAAAATCGGGGCAATCTGGAAAGTTGGACGCAAAATTTTTTGAAAAACTCCTTCAACAGGAAAGGAAGGCCCTAGCGGTAGCTTGGGAAACTTTTATTTCCCTTCATAAAGAGGGTAAAGTACCTTATCCGACACTCTATTCGGAACTCTTTTCCCGAAATCAAGGAAAGGCGGAATTAAAAGAACCGGAACTTCTGGAGGTGTTACAGGAAGCTTCGGCTTTTCTAGAAAAGGCTATTTCCCATCTCCGAAAGACCTCTACGGGAAACCTTGTAATCACCGTTAGACCAGAAGAGGCCCTTTTGCTCACTCAGATACAGAAGAAAATCAAACAACTGGAACAAGAAATTGCCTTTCTTCGCGAGGAAGTTTTGAGGGATCCCCTTACCAAATTCTGGAATCTACGGGGTCTTCAGCAAATCTTTGACAAAGCCGTTCGCCCCCATATCTATAGCAAAGACTATCAGTTTCTGGCCTTCGTTCCGGAGATCCCCAAAGAGGAGCCCTGGATAAAGGAAAAGATCCTCCTGGCCTGTGCCCATTTCCTGAAAGGCCTTTTTTTCCCTCGAGACTTTTTGACCCGGCCCTCCGAGCGCCTCTTCGTGGTGATCACCGTAGGCCGAAACGTCGAAGACACCCGGGCCTTGATTGCCCGCCTCCGCGGGCGACGCTTCCCCTGTGTCTTAGAGGGAAAAAGGCTCTCCGTAGGCTACAAGGTCGGAGGGACCAACATCCTGGGGGCGGATCACCTCAATATGGTCCTCGAGCGGGCCCTCTCCGCCGCCCGGGAGAGCACCTTTTACCGGGTCTGAGGCTCCTTTTCCCTTTCGGCCAGAAAGCGCTCCACCTCTTCCAGGAAAGCGGAAAGCAACTCTTCTTCGCGGACCTTGCGGACGATGCGCCCCCGCCGGAAGATTAGCCCCACCCCCTTGCCTCCGGCCAGCCCCACATCGGCCTCCCGGGCCTCTCCGGGTCCGTTTACCACGCAACCCATGACCGCTACCTTAATGGGGGCTTTAAGCCCCCGCAGGCGACGCTCCACCTCTTGATAAAGACCTATAAGATCGATCTCGCAGCGCCCGCAGGTGGGGCAGGCCAC
This portion of the Thermosulfurimonas marina genome encodes:
- a CDS encoding CsgG/HfaB family protein, which gives rise to MKVLWERGVGFFLLFFLVLLGGCVSSGVQTTVESTGPTVQEVVTYQGPKARIAVASFKCKAAKCSGAIGDGLADMLSTALFRTGRFIVLERGEGLRAIQEELNLGQSGYVRPGAAPQVGLMEGADILVIGAITAFEPEASGWGGGGVVVPFNVPLIGGAKIAKKEAYIAADIRLVDVRTGRIINATTVEGRASSWKVGGGMGTILGTVALGGALGAYKNTPMEKAIRVMLYNAVDAIAKMVPESYYRWGQGTQGYNTPPVAPQPAATSPPTPASPTGLVRPSAAFQPGSQVLREEDFASCTEVPTSVRILRGSAECVSFQGKNWLATVKGQVLFQLPVSGLNLGRDFAVEYTFYMPTYVPWAEASLLLGRADSPFKLALGKGAVAKDTYFKWIDRPIPLEGDIVGRVHRVAFQKKGNLVRVYFDGRRVFSGTVDPLAMGRLRPNLYFLVGSGHADIETGKYVLITDLRVSAY
- a CDS encoding 50S ribosomal protein L11 methyltransferase; amino-acid sequence: MLRPPHKRYHLLHLYAFSGTHPALRDFPDPDFIGCWEEEDLTVLFFHREKPGLAERICRDYGLTFELSATVPYADWGEGRRLRPFRVGPLVLAPVWEEGPADLYYDPGVVFGSGAHPTTQLMLSALWDFAQSRGLSGRRVVDLGCGSGLLTLVAARLGAQVLAVDRNPLCVALARKNLSLNGLSAEVREADLRSLLPFSADLVLANLYKGLLLDLLGLPSFRTASYYLLSGFTSSMEAEIQEVAKAAGLALDYRSEKEGWVCLGLQNPKT
- a CDS encoding GGDEF domain-containing protein → MLTQIQKKIKQLEQEIAFLREEVLRDPLTKFWNLRGLQQIFDKAVRPHIYSKDYQFLAFVPEIPKEEPWIKEKILLACAHFLKGLFFPRDFLTRPSERLFVVITVGRNVEDTRALIARLRGRRFPCVLEGKRLSVGYKVGGTNILGADHLNMVLERALSAARESTFYRV
- a CDS encoding type III pantothenate kinase, translated to MSGTPKSEDLILCVDVGNTTTACGVFRRDGLPVRSFRFRTRTDLSAEELLLLLRGFFDLLEIPVRALKGVAFASVVPPLDGLWETVVRRWLVKEWVAVSPERVPLAVKLRRPEEVGADRLVNAYAAWRRWKRAAIVVDFGTATTFDCVSGRGEYLGGAIAPGLEAAAELLFQKTAKLPRIELTPPSEALGRDTVSAMRSGLIYGFAGLTEGLVARLAAEMGEDPLVVATGGLASLVAPHAPSIREVVPELILEGLFWLYGESLGEA
- a CDS encoding S66 peptidase family protein, coding for MGKVLGRLRPGARVRVVAPAGAVEKEALAPGLKILKDWGLRVEVDPGVFEKKGYLAGEDRSRAEALLRAAEEAEVLWAARGGYGSARLLPLLAPRLPEKFPPLLGFSDLSALLNLLAQRGLPVWHAPTVCFLPRLSPEALSETRALLFGEKALVFEGLGLSPGKTQGPVFGGNLATLSALLGTPYFPSLRGALLFLEDLREPLYRLDRYLTHLRLSGVLDEVAGILLGDLGLPEGEILPLVKEVLPREKPCGLFPYLGHKPALTAFPLGVWARLEVAGDRARWSFEIDD